Proteins encoded in a region of the Stieleria neptunia genome:
- a CDS encoding DUF3311 domain-containing protein codes for MKYLVWGLVVLLVVLHQDLWNWDNDRLVFGFLPVTLAYHAGISIAASIVWLMATKFAWPSDLEGVTESAAETDRSEAVS; via the coding sequence ATGAAATACCTTGTTTGGGGACTTGTTGTCCTTCTGGTCGTCTTGCACCAGGATTTATGGAACTGGGACAACGACCGTTTGGTGTTCGGGTTCCTGCCCGTCACGTTGGCCTATCACGCCGGGATCTCCATCGCGGCGAGCATCGTTTGGTTGATGGCGACCAAATTTGCTTGGCCGAGCGATTTGGAAGGCGTCACGGAATCGGCAGCCGAAACCGACCGATCGGAGGCCGTGTCATGA
- a CDS encoding sodium:solute symporter family protein, with product MSPGVIKVLIIGVYLAALVSLGLFSSRLFRGTSRDYLLASHSIGPFLLLMSLFGTTMTGFALVGSTGEAFAEGVGVYAMLASSSGIIHSLCFFVLGIKLWSWGKQYGYTTQIAFFRDRLGSDKIGLLLFPILVGLVVPYLLVGIISAGKAIEGATRGDFPMLTESGSIPPWLTELVICGVVLVYVFFGGMRGTAWANTFQTIVFMVLGVVAFYLIATGLASKAVESGRAHEIREGQRVVRTEPPSGLMDSLHIVSQEIPKARRVRAEVDLADQLTTVEAPAKYRTRERMDPWLFLTYMLIPFSVGMFPHLFQHWLTARNANAFKLSVVAHPVFILIVWIPCVLIGVWATTGLIDIPPPIASDPNKVLGFMVKSLSGDVLGGFLLAGILAAIMSSLDSQFLCIGTMFTKDIVVHYSREDRFSDRQIILISRGFIIAVVLATFLISLTTIAQTRVFQLGIWCFSGFSSLFPLAFLSIYWRGLTKWGAYAGVITAASVWFGLFKASQFGAIENWSVDFTLGGSTIHTMPVASIFIASTLATVIVSLATPKPDAATLEKFFPAK from the coding sequence ATGAGCCCCGGAGTCATCAAAGTTCTGATCATCGGCGTCTATCTGGCGGCACTCGTCAGCTTGGGGCTGTTTTCGTCGCGGCTGTTTCGCGGCACGTCAAGAGACTACCTGCTGGCCAGCCATTCGATCGGCCCGTTTCTGTTGTTGATGTCACTGTTCGGCACGACCATGACCGGGTTTGCATTGGTCGGATCGACCGGTGAAGCGTTCGCCGAAGGGGTGGGCGTCTACGCGATGCTCGCTTCGTCGTCGGGCATCATTCATTCGCTGTGTTTCTTTGTGTTGGGGATCAAGCTTTGGTCATGGGGAAAGCAGTATGGCTACACGACGCAAATCGCGTTCTTTCGCGATCGCCTCGGCAGCGACAAGATCGGTTTGTTGCTGTTCCCGATTCTCGTCGGATTGGTCGTGCCATATCTGTTGGTCGGAATCATTTCGGCCGGCAAGGCGATCGAAGGCGCGACGCGTGGCGATTTTCCGATGTTGACCGAATCGGGTAGCATTCCGCCGTGGTTGACCGAGTTGGTGATCTGCGGCGTGGTGCTGGTCTACGTTTTCTTTGGCGGCATGCGGGGAACCGCATGGGCCAACACGTTCCAAACGATCGTTTTTATGGTTTTGGGCGTGGTCGCGTTTTATTTGATCGCGACGGGGCTGGCTTCCAAAGCGGTTGAAAGCGGGCGTGCCCATGAGATCCGCGAGGGCCAGCGTGTCGTTCGCACCGAACCGCCGTCGGGGCTGATGGATTCGCTACACATCGTCTCCCAAGAAATCCCCAAGGCGCGACGGGTGCGTGCCGAAGTCGATCTCGCCGACCAGCTCACGACCGTCGAAGCCCCTGCAAAATATCGCACGCGGGAGCGGATGGATCCCTGGTTGTTCTTGACGTACATGTTGATTCCGTTTTCGGTCGGCATGTTTCCGCACCTGTTTCAGCACTGGTTGACCGCCAGGAACGCCAACGCGTTCAAGTTGTCCGTGGTCGCCCACCCGGTGTTCATCTTGATCGTCTGGATCCCCTGTGTCTTGATCGGCGTTTGGGCGACGACGGGATTGATCGACATCCCGCCCCCGATCGCCAGCGATCCCAACAAGGTGCTCGGATTCATGGTCAAGTCGCTTTCGGGTGATGTCCTGGGCGGGTTTCTGTTGGCCGGCATTTTGGCCGCAATCATGTCCAGCCTGGATAGCCAATTCCTGTGTATCGGAACGATGTTCACCAAAGACATTGTCGTCCACTACAGTCGTGAAGATCGTTTCAGCGATCGTCAGATCATCCTGATCTCGCGCGGGTTCATCATCGCCGTCGTGTTGGCAACGTTCCTGATCAGCCTGACCACGATCGCCCAGACCCGCGTGTTCCAACTGGGGATCTGGTGCTTCAGCGGATTCAGCAGTTTGTTCCCGCTGGCGTTTTTGTCCATTTACTGGCGCGGGCTGACCAAGTGGGGTGCCTATGCGGGCGTCATCACGGCGGCCTCGGTATGGTTCGGGCTGTTCAAGGCCTCTCAATTCGGCGCGATCGAAAACTGGTCGGTTGATTTCACGCTCGGTGGCAGCACGATCCACACGATGCCGGTCGCGTCGATCTTCATCGCATCGACGCTTGCCACCGTGATCGTGTCCCTGGCGACGCCCAAACCCGACGCGGCGACACTGGAGAAGTTCTTTCCCGCGAAATGA